The Astatotilapia calliptera chromosome 19, fAstCal1.2, whole genome shotgun sequence DNA segment CCCACTAAGAAATCACGGCCGCTTAAAAAGATATCACAAAATTAAATACTATCGACTTTGCTGTCTTTATGAAAACACCAATATTTGCACAGAGAGAGGCGGGGAACGTTTGTGTGGGGTGATGTTGCATGTTGAAACGTTCATGATTCAAGGGGAGATGAATGGCCTCTATTAGGAGCATTTAATCAGTAGCTGGCCCAGTGCTCCCAGTCTCCTGCACCCCCTGGGGAAAGATTAATGGGTACAGGATATTTCATCAGGTCCTCCACATCACTGCTCAGGATATGAGGCTgtaattgtgtctgtttttgctgttgtttcgtGTTGCAGGCGGAGAAAGATGAGCCCGCAGGTTGGAGCAGTTCGGGGAAGGTTTCCCAAGGAGCCATAAGGAGTGGCAGAGCAGCATCGAGAAAAGGCAAACGAGTGAAGAGGGCATGATCATCTGCAAGACAAAGAACAGCCTCTTATGTGatgcattttaaatatatttaaattaaaatctaaagggaaaaaaaatcactccaaTGTTAAAGTTTACCACAAAGAGTGTTAACCTCCACCAGATTCATCCTCCAATCACCTGGTCAGATACTTTTGACAGCCTTTGTTCCCGCCCAGTGGTACTGTCCCACCTCACCCTTAATCTTCTGCTGTAATGTCTCGTGTCAGCAATACTCAGTAAATGATGAGACATGAATTCTTTAATATTGCTATGAACTATGACTCGAGTAAAGAGTAGTAAGTCTGAGTTACATTATGTCTTTTTTGACTTTCCTCTGATGAACATAACAACGTTGCGTGTTTCGATTCAAGTATAGATGCACTACATTTAAAATGCACTTGTGATGTCCTTGAAAATGATTGTGCACTTTAGATTCTTCACTGGTTTCCTCCTCTTGGAAAAAAAGGGATGTTTGCTTTGCTGCCATTGCATCTCATGAAAAATGGATGACCTCCCAAGGCTTTCTTCTGCCCATTGCTCTTCATATTTGCACAAAGCCCAGGGACTGCATTTGGGTTAgcatcctccctccctccatcctccctccttctttctctccctctgtggtTTGTTTGCGGGGTGAATAACTTAACACATATTTCAGCTTGACACACTTCTGCTCTGGGTTTCCCCTGGGTGCCCAGTTCACGAGCCCACACATGCTGTATTATTTAAAAGTGGGGTTTGGAGTTCTGTGCGTGTAATCTCCTCTTTGTGTAAGGGCTGGGGGACTGCCTTATGAAGTTGTTCGGCTTTTCCTTATGACCTTGTATTTGTGACTAGATGATATTTCAAGTGTAGCCAAAAGACAAGAGAAGCATACCAGCACAGTTATGTTTTTTGGCAAtataagctttattttttttgtaaaagaagaaaaacacatctcACAAACAGCACAGTCTGTATCATAGCAAAAATGGTGTACAGTACAAAATGATGGATTACAGGAAATAGAAATCCGGACAATATATCATGAGCACAAGAATAAAAATCGAACGCAGCAAAAATGCACGAGGAGGATAATAAATAATGCCTAATGATGCTAAAAAGCAAACTGTCTCAAAGTCTTGGAGTGAAATCAGCTTTcagctcaacacacacacacacacacacacacacacacacacacacacacacacacacacacacacacacacacactaactcaaGCTAATCTAAAAGCTGATACCATCGTGGAAATCAGAGTGCGGTGGCGAAAATGACACATAAATCATGTGCCGGCAGatgatgcaaaaaaaaccctgcgGTTTGCAAGATGGATACAAATAGCCACATGATGTGTGGAAAACTCTCATATAAATACTTGTCATTGTGTTGCGAGGACTGTTGTGGTGAAAAATGCATGATTATTAATCTCCTAAACGAAAACATCTTAATAGGAACCtctgatggtgatgctgtgcaCCCAGAATACACAACCCACAGTGGATTTTCCAAACACACTTCGATGTTTGGAATTTTTAATGTTCTTGAGTGTAAAAGCTATTCCACATTTTTCATCTCTGTATTCTACAAcatcacattcacattcaccaGGTTTGGCCTTGCGTGAAGGCCAGTGATCATACTGTCAACATGAAACATTCAGACCTTGGTGCAACATGGCAGCAGGTGTCTTGCCCACTGGAGGGCACTGTGAGCAGTGCAAAAGCTAGGTGGCCAAGAAAAGGGTGAGACACCTTGGCCAGCTCACCAGATGGGCTCACTGAAGCGTGTCAGGTGGCTGTGACAGCTACCTGCCCTTCCTTAAGGACTGTCACCATGTATAAACAAACCATTACTCTAATTTGTGAGTATACACTTATGTGTGTGCAAAATGTGTGCTTGTGCCCAAGGAGATGATTATGCTGAACCTTTTTAGAGTTGCACCTTTAATATCTTTCCTATACAGGAAAATGTTCATAGTAGTATTATTATCAGTAAGTTTTTGGTATATATTTTAGTATATATAgttatatattttacagttttagcAGTTCAATGTAAGTCTCTGGAAATCGTGCTGTGCACCAATGATGTAGAACTTTAGTTTATGTTGTGGAGGTCACAGAGTTTATAATATTGGGGAAATGTgtagaaaaaactaaaatagtGCCATCAAGGGgcatttttaactgtatctAGCTTCAGTAAAAATACTGGAGATTGTAAAAAAGGAAAGGGATGTCAATACAAGaacttttatattattatttctacCTACGGCGGAGAGAAAATTATTATCTTGGTCACTAAAAATATCATAACTAACTGTAATATACGTAAGCCACTGCGAACGGGTATATTAGTGAAGAGGAATGTCTCCACAGCTTGTACGTAGATAAGATGGAGAGCCCTGAAGGCCTCTGCCTGCTCATTAATTTGCGGCAAAGCAACGTCGGATGCTGCGCCTCCGCTCGTCAGTCTCCACTGCGCAGCCGCAGTTGCTCCAGGACGCTGAGTGCAGAGCAGGGAAGACAGAAAAATGGCCCTCGACAATTTGATTTTCGCCCAGTGCATCCTTTATTTTTTAGCTTTCGTTTTCGGTTTTATCGCCGTGGTGCCTCTGTCTGAAAACACGGAGGATTTCGGGGGGAAATGCCTGCTGTTCACGCGGGGTATGtggcaaaatgaaaacatcactGTGATGAAGCAGCGCTTCATCGTGGAGGAGTGGGGACCCGAGTCCTCCTGCAGCTTCATCACTTTTGTCGGGATAGCGTCCCTCATCCTGTCCGCAGTGCAGGCTTGGAGGCTGCTGTTCTTTCTGTGCAAAGGACACGACGAGTGAGTGACCGTTCACTTGTGCCTCTTCCTTAAATAGAAGCTTATGAAGCAATACCACTCCAGCGGTCTGAGTGTAAATGTGCCATTcctgtccatctcccacgcccTTGTTCGTGCACTGTCTTGTATATTTCATAGCCTGCATGTATTATACTCTATTTTATAGCGGATGGAAATGGGCACGGAAGCATCCTGTAAAATGTCAAGTCACTGCCATGTCCCAAAGATGGGGGAATACTCATTTTAAACTAGAAATCAAAGCCTATGCTTCACCTACTATTTTTGTGACATCAAAGCAACTTGTGTCATTATGTTGATGTGTGATTGAAAGACTTAATCATCAGAGTTGCATACGTCATGCAGAGTAATAGGCCTCTGTGTCAGTTTTGTAACATACTCCAGAGATGTTGAGGGTTTTTGCCTGCCctaacccagtttgttttgtatttctgttctgtctgcctgcagctccatcttcaatgCCTTCCTCAACCTGCTCATTAGCTCCCTGGTGGTGTTCACAGTCTTTCTGTCCAGCACCATCGTTAGTGTGGGTTTTAACCTGTGGTGTGACGCCATCACCGAAGGTGGGACTATGCCCAACAGGTGAGAGAGAAGCGCAGGTGTTCTACTTTTTCCGGATGATGCTGTGGTATAGTCCCTCTAAATGCCACTTTCTGTTTAGCTGTGAAGACATGCAGGATACTGATCTAGAACTGGGTCTGGACAACTCTGCTTTCTATGACCAGTTTGCTATAGCTCAggtaaaaatcttttaaaattaaCGTACAGACAGTGTAACGAATTTAACAGTCGTAGTAAATGCAATGACTGCTTTTACTCTTTCAGTTTGGGCTGTGGGCCGCCTGGCTCACCTGGCTCGGGATCACTGTGATGGCTTTTCTGAAGGTCTACCACAACTACAGACAAGAGGACCTGCTCGACACCTTGATCCACGAGAAGGAATTGCTGCTCGGCCGCTCTTCACGCCGCGGCTCTGACCTCAAGACCGGCCTGATTTAGAAATCAGCAAGACGCACAAACATACACGTTCATTCACAGTTAACCATATAGAACCATGTAGTCCTCTTGCCTGCCGTGACCAACACCAGTATTCGCCTGTGTAGACAATCAGAATCGGTTGGCTTTTGCTCCCACGAAGATGAATTGAATCAAATCgacagttttagctgttttccagaagtaactgagaataaaagctACAGATGGTTGTTAACCTTTCCtgtgctatattgagataatccatcccttATTCAACCCCAACCCAGATTTGATAGtattaaaacttttttcttttaaacaaaaaaatacatctttTATCAAATATACGTTGTTGATTAGTAAAAAACGGTATTAATGGTTTGGCCAGTTTGGCCGGTGGATCTTGTCCTTGTGAAATTTCTGCATGGATCTAAAGCATGTAAAATTTCTCAGGTGCTTTTTAGACATaaaggagttttttttcttcaccaaTAAATGTGTTCCTAACTtaggcttctttttttcctgccagTATCCACAGTGCGTCTCTGCAAAGTGAGAACTGCATGCTCCAGCATAAACAGTGTGTGCGTTTGCAGCATCTTTACACATTTATCAGCAGCTACAAAAGGTgttttataacaaaaaaaagtagaaaaaaaaaagacaaattgcaGCTCTACACATTCGTGCATTTGGCAGGCAGTCTAAAAGGCTTTTAGCAATCTGTGTGAGATAAGAAAACAGATCCTATCTTGTGCCATTTAGCAACTCAGGCTTCTTCTGCACACTTTATAGGCTACAAACCAATATACTCTATATTACTGTGACTAGACACACAAGTATACCTGCATGCACttctccctctccctgttaaatcccACGCTCACTTATTGACAGAGGTTACGGGAAGAAAGGAAAGTCGGCCGCTTCACTTTGATAGGCAatgacagtttttatttcaaaaacaactgaaattaaaaaaaaaagcaaaaaacggTAGGAACTAAGAAAACCCTCCATAAAGGCACTTCTTTCAAAGTGACCGTAGATGTTTGAACAGCAGTGAAATGCAGCTTTAAGCTAAATGTGCATCTACAGGACATAAGCTCACTGGGTATTGTTTTATTGCTAATGACGATTTCGTTTGACAGTACAGAGTCGAGAGTATTCCTTTTCTCCGGTACATCTGCAGTCTACAGTCAAACGTGagatctccaaaataaaagacaaacaaactcgTTTTATTTTGAGTTCCCTGAAACCTGTTgtataaagtgttttaatgGAATATATGTGATGTGTGTTATTGCTCATAATGAGAGATATGTGGGATGTGCATCACTGTGCCCTTTGATTCCTATAATCCATTTATGTGGTGATTTGGCTGTTTGAATTTGACTTGCCTTGTTTGATAAAGGGACTCATACAATAACGTCTGGCTCTGttaaatttctgtttttggCCTCTAAAATAgcaattaccttttttttttctttctgttatgtATTGCAAATATCCGTTCAACCCACGCACTTCCATACACTTGACATCAGAATTAAAACCTGAATGTTTCATTTGAATATAAATGCTACAgataacaaaaagtaaaaaaaaatccatataaCCAGAAGTCCGATAGTTGCGTAGAAGCAGATATACAATATAGaagaataaataacatttaGCATAAAGTATTTTTGTGGGATTCAGGCGGTTATAAAGAGGAACACTGTCAGAAGCACAAGCATTCGTTTGGATTGAGTATATTCTCTTTCATGATAGGTAATATTGTGCTGCAGATTATTATCCTCCGTGAAACTAGCATTCAGCTGACAGGCGACCAGACAGTTGGAAAAGAACAAGGTGTTTTTCATGTCCAAGTCATTCCGTGAAGTGATGCGgccctgtgttttcttttttcagaccATCATTAAACAGTTTACACATTCATGCTTCTGTCTGCCTCGTCTCAGTGTGCCAATCAGAAGTGCCAATCAAAGTCGTTTCCCAGACCTCTCTACATTCATTTATGTGCAATTACAAGGCTAAATACTGTGATAGTCCTTAGTATATTGAGCCATATATACACATTCATTTCTGTGTAATATCTGGTATACACAAATCATGTACCATAACAAAATAAATTTGCATTCCACGGAAACATTCACTCACagacagcagactgtgacatgaatagaagaaaaaaatgaactgtTGTGGAGATTATGCGAGTGTTACATGTCAGCGTCAACGGTGCAGATGTGCAGAATGCCGTTACAACTTAAATATGGAGTGGCATGCCCACCACCTtagtacatatatacatacagacATGGAAGCTACATATTTCTGGGATTACACATTTTCCCTTTTTCATGGTGAGAGTGGaataaaaccacagacagtgtgtAGAGCCTCGCCAAATGGCTGAGGTGTTTGTAGGCCCGGGCACCTTCAAAGATAGGAAAAAGAGggatctaaaaaaacaaaaaaacaaaaaattaataataaattaaaagagGCTCCATGTCTCCACCTGTGGTTGATAACAGTCACTGCATTGTCAACCATATCCAGCAGCCCCACAGAAGCTGTTTCATGTGCAGCAGGTAGACTGCCAAAGCTGCCTCCAGCTCCTCGCACACTCTCTGTGGACGCCGACGGTCTGTGCAGTACATGGCAACGCCCAGGAATGACATCAGCAGGAAGAGGCAGGTGAACAGGGCAAGGTGGGGGCGGGATGGTGTAGTCTCATAGGCtgcacagggggaaaaaaaccagaCCGGTTTTTCAGAGTTTTGATTTGTAAATGACGAGCATTtgaattgcacatttctttTGTCGTTTGAGGCGAGGCCTCAAGTGTCAGGTTTCAGAGGATGTTTTTGTAGATTAGTTAAGCTTACATTAATATTTGCTGTTCCAGGCATTGTCAAACAAGACGTGACAGTGGCGTGCTAAACTCCCCATAGCGTGTGTGCCACGTGGAGTCCTAACAATTCTAATGCTAATGCTGCTACAAGCCTGACAGCCTCTTTCCTCTTTATGAGTGCACTTTTGAAACTCTCGTGTGCTCATTAGTAACGTTATTTTTCAGACAGACTTACCACCTAAACAGTCACAATAAGGAATGTCTGCAAAGCCAAAAGAAAAGAGGTCAGTCAGTCACTGAAAGCTGACCTCATGATGTGCAGCAGCTACAAACCAGCTGCTGTACCCTTTCAGTCGCCACTGTCTCTCTTGAACAGACTCCACAGTGCCTCATTTGCAtgcataattaattaaaaagaataaatctcTTGCTCATGTGTGGACACCTCTTGGCATTACGTTATTTTTAAGTAGCACAGAACCCCCAAATGACAGTAGTTTATGATGCAATTTCTGGGTGTTTTAATACTAGCTGGGTTTCCTCTTTAATGTAAATTCGAAGGCATGTGCAGCTTTGGGCTGAGGGTTCCTATCTAAGCTGGGATAGCAACACAtttttaagaataaaaatacCAATGAAAAGCACCAGAGGGCAACATGTTCTCTGTGCAAACACATCTTGCAGCCTAAAACCGAGCAGGATGGACTCATTACAAATTGTTTGCGTGCATGCTTTCTCACCGTGCACTGTGGTCTCAGGCTCCCTGAATCGAACTCTGCGCTCGCCTTTACGTTTGTGGTTGAGTTCTGTGTCTAGTCTGTAGTTGGAACTTGGCTTCTTTAGGATGGAGGTGGGGACTTTGCTGTTGGTTAACTACATTAGATAAAATTCACATTGAGCACATTTATTGCATTAAAGGCCAGCAGCAAACAGCTGGAACAGATCTATTCCAAAGAAGCTGCCTCATAtaacacagaaataaatcaGAATAACACCAACCAGATACCCTCAGGTGTTTTACCTACCTTAGGTTTAAGTGTGTCTTCCTGATGGTGGTGGGTATCCTTTCTGTGGCGTACCTCTGAGTGTTTCTCCCGGTGGGAATGAGGAAGACAGCTGACCGAGTCTCTGAGAGACTCTGCAGCAGCGAAACGTTTGgacagtgcagacacacactgacccaGAGAGTCTAGGAAGAGAACCATGACCATACAGAACATGAGACGAGCAGCTTA contains these protein-coding regions:
- the tmem179ab gene encoding transmembrane protein 179, which encodes MALDNLIFAQCILYFLAFVFGFIAVVPLSENTEDFGGKCLLFTRGMWQNENITVMKQRFIVEEWGPESSCSFITFVGIASLILSAVQAWRLLFFLCKGHDDSIFNAFLNLLISSLVVFTVFLSSTIVSVGFNLWCDAITEGGTMPNSCEDMQDTDLELGLDNSAFYDQFAIAQFGLWAAWLTWLGITVMAFLKVYHNYRQEDLLDTLIHEKELLLGRSSRRGSDLKTGLI